Proteins encoded in a region of the Pyxidicoccus trucidator genome:
- a CDS encoding sigma-54 interaction domain-containing protein encodes MPHSRTPSPSRLVLPALDALAGPVLLVDGARQVASLTPALEAQLGGTVRAGTPLAEVLAPHGGAERLESLLTEGRETSARLRAGGRQHAVRVRAVALVEGKKALGWALLVSPDATRETDGDAELFHGVWTRDVELQRIFRIVEKVARTESSVLVRGESGTGKELIAHALHTLSSRGKGPFRAINCAALPPTLLETELFGHVRGAFTGAVRDSPGHFRLANRGSLFLDEVAEMPLDLQAKMLRVLETRTVIPVGGREPVPVDVRIIAATHRALRREVEAGRFRADLMYRLRVVPIFLPSLRERPGDILPLAMRFLDDLQQRGPRRVERFSPGARRLLEGHTWPGNVRELRNVMEYTYVIGEGPVVREGDLPPEFSEARHAAPVTSASMDASLDPERMRAALAQAGGNRSEAARLLGISRVTLWRRLRDLGDTGNG; translated from the coding sequence ATGCCCCACTCCCGAACTCCCTCCCCGTCCCGACTCGTGCTGCCCGCCCTGGACGCCCTCGCGGGCCCCGTGCTTCTCGTCGACGGCGCAAGGCAGGTGGCCTCACTCACCCCCGCGCTGGAGGCGCAGCTCGGAGGCACCGTCCGCGCGGGCACGCCCCTGGCGGAGGTGCTCGCCCCGCACGGCGGCGCCGAGCGCCTGGAGTCCCTGCTGACGGAGGGCCGTGAGACGTCCGCCCGGCTGCGCGCGGGAGGACGACAGCACGCGGTGCGGGTGCGCGCGGTGGCGCTCGTGGAGGGCAAGAAGGCGCTCGGCTGGGCGCTGCTCGTCAGCCCGGATGCCACCCGCGAGACGGACGGCGACGCCGAGCTGTTCCACGGCGTGTGGACGCGAGACGTCGAGCTCCAGCGCATCTTCCGCATCGTCGAGAAGGTGGCCCGCACCGAGTCCAGCGTCCTGGTGCGAGGCGAGTCCGGCACGGGCAAGGAGCTCATCGCCCACGCGCTGCACACGCTGTCGTCGCGCGGCAAGGGTCCCTTCCGGGCCATCAACTGCGCGGCGCTGCCTCCCACGCTGCTGGAGACCGAGCTTTTCGGCCACGTGCGCGGCGCCTTCACCGGCGCGGTGCGAGACAGCCCGGGACACTTCCGGCTGGCGAACCGGGGCTCGCTCTTCCTGGACGAGGTGGCGGAGATGCCGCTGGACCTCCAGGCGAAGATGCTGCGCGTGCTGGAGACGCGCACCGTCATCCCCGTGGGCGGCCGCGAGCCTGTGCCCGTGGACGTGCGCATCATCGCCGCCACCCACCGGGCCCTGCGGCGCGAGGTGGAGGCGGGCCGCTTCCGCGCCGACCTGATGTACCGGCTGCGCGTGGTACCCATCTTCCTGCCCTCGCTGCGCGAGCGCCCCGGAGACATCCTCCCGCTGGCCATGCGCTTCCTGGACGACCTGCAGCAGCGAGGCCCCCGCCGCGTGGAGCGCTTCTCGCCCGGCGCCCGCCGCCTGCTGGAAGGGCACACCTGGCCGGGCAACGTGCGCGAGCTGCGCAACGTCATGGAATACACCTACGTCATCGGCGAGGGCCCGGTGGTGCGCGAGGGAGACCTGCCGCCCGAGTTCTCCGAGGCGCGACACGCCGCGCCCGTGACCTCCGCCAGTATGGACGCCTCACTGGACCCGGAGCGGATGCGCGCCGCGCTCGCCCAGGCGGGAGGCAACCGCTCCGAGGCCGCGCGCCTGCTCGGCATCAGCCGCGTCACGCTGTGGCGCCGCCTGCGAGACCTCGGGGACACCGGCAACGGCTGA
- a CDS encoding NAD(P)/FAD-dependent oxidoreductase, translating into MNTSEACGSKDPVTTPGPVVVPLQERHRVLIIGGGTAGICVAARLARSGQKDVAIIEPSRHHYYQPLWTLVGAGEADIEDTVRDEASLIPRGVKWLHDAAEEVDPVRKEVRTRGGLRLGYDFLVVAPGIQLDWDKVTGLREALKTEHVSSNYDVQLAPKTWQLLQRFQGGTALFTHPSTPVKCAGAPQKIMYLAADHFRRTGLSERSKVIFGSGAKVIFGVKPFAAVLEGVVERYGIDTRFEHNLVAVDGAKREAIFETTREGQKERVTLEYDLLHVTPPQSAPDFIKRSPLAWREGACAGWVKADKYTLQHPDFPDVFALGDASDLPTSRTGAAVRKQAPVLVDNLLAVMAGRPLPSRYDGYASCPLTTGYGKLLLAEFDYDGKPTPSFPLIDTLQERRDMWLMKKYGLPRLYWSLMMRGLA; encoded by the coding sequence ATGAACACGAGCGAGGCTTGCGGCAGCAAGGACCCGGTGACCACGCCCGGGCCGGTGGTGGTGCCCCTCCAGGAGCGGCATCGCGTCCTCATCATCGGCGGAGGGACGGCGGGCATCTGCGTGGCCGCCCGGCTGGCCCGCTCGGGGCAGAAGGACGTCGCAATCATTGAGCCTTCGCGGCACCACTACTACCAGCCGCTCTGGACGCTGGTGGGCGCGGGCGAGGCCGACATCGAGGACACCGTGCGCGACGAGGCCAGCCTCATCCCCCGAGGCGTGAAGTGGCTCCACGACGCCGCCGAGGAGGTGGACCCCGTCCGCAAGGAGGTGCGGACCCGGGGCGGCCTGCGCCTCGGCTACGACTTCCTCGTCGTCGCGCCCGGCATCCAGCTCGACTGGGACAAAGTCACGGGCCTGCGTGAGGCGCTGAAGACGGAGCACGTCAGCAGCAACTACGACGTGCAGCTCGCCCCGAAGACGTGGCAGCTCCTCCAGCGCTTCCAGGGAGGCACCGCCCTCTTCACCCACCCGTCCACGCCCGTGAAGTGCGCCGGGGCGCCGCAGAAAATCATGTACCTGGCCGCGGACCACTTCCGCCGCACCGGCCTCTCCGAGCGCTCGAAGGTCATCTTCGGCTCGGGGGCCAAGGTCATCTTCGGCGTGAAGCCCTTCGCCGCCGTGCTGGAGGGCGTGGTGGAGCGCTACGGCATCGACACGCGCTTCGAGCACAACCTCGTCGCCGTGGACGGAGCGAAGCGCGAGGCCATCTTCGAGACCACTCGCGAGGGGCAGAAGGAGCGCGTCACCCTCGAGTACGATTTGCTCCACGTCACCCCGCCGCAGAGCGCGCCGGACTTCATCAAGCGCAGCCCGCTGGCCTGGCGCGAGGGCGCGTGCGCCGGCTGGGTGAAGGCGGACAAGTACACGCTCCAGCACCCGGACTTCCCCGACGTCTTCGCGCTCGGCGACGCGTCGGACCTGCCCACCAGTCGCACCGGGGCCGCCGTGCGCAAGCAGGCCCCCGTGCTGGTGGACAACCTCCTGGCCGTCATGGCCGGGCGCCCCCTGCCCTCCCGCTATGACGGCTATGCGTCCTGCCCCCTCACCACCGGCTACGGGAAGCTGCTGCTCGCCGAGTTCGACTACGACGGCAAGCCCACGCCGAGCTTCCCGCTCATCGACACGCTTCAGGAGCGGCGCGACATGTGGCTGATGAAGAAGTACGGCCTGCCACGCCTGTACTGGTCGCTGATGATGCGCGGGCTCGCCTGA